The bacterium genome includes a window with the following:
- a CDS encoding FAD-dependent oxidoreductase, which translates to MKILMSDYELIIIGGGPGGVAAGVYAARKQLKTLFLTKDFGGQSIVSSDIQNWIGTVSIPGTEFAQALEKHLRAYARDVVEVRTGEWINKIEKTKDGFSVTTDKATYAAKTVLVATGSARRKLSVTGADTFENKGVTYCASCDGPLFSGQDVVVIGGGNAGFETAAQLLAYTKSVTLLENAPQFKADPITVEKVVSHPNMKAYSGVTIKEIKGQTLVTAIVFEKDGKSIELPTGGIFVEIGLIPTTSFVKELVELNKHNQIVIDPRTQQTSTPGVWAAGDCTDGLYHQNNIAAGDAVRALEDIYLHLRAK; encoded by the coding sequence ATGAAAATCCTAATGAGTGATTACGAACTGATAATAATCGGGGGAGGTCCGGGAGGCGTTGCCGCCGGCGTATATGCCGCGCGAAAACAACTTAAGACACTTTTTCTTACCAAAGATTTCGGCGGACAAAGCATTGTTTCTTCCGATATTCAAAACTGGATAGGCACTGTTTCCATTCCCGGTACCGAGTTTGCTCAAGCGCTTGAAAAACATCTCCGCGCGTACGCGCGCGATGTTGTTGAAGTGCGTACGGGAGAATGGATAAATAAAATTGAAAAAACAAAAGACGGATTTTCGGTTACGACCGACAAAGCGACATATGCCGCTAAAACCGTGCTTGTTGCGACGGGAAGCGCGAGAAGAAAACTTTCCGTTACGGGAGCGGACACATTCGAAAACAAAGGCGTGACATATTGCGCGTCCTGTGACGGCCCGCTTTTCTCGGGGCAGGACGTTGTTGTCATTGGAGGAGGCAATGCGGGATTTGAAACCGCGGCGCAACTGCTTGCGTATACAAAAAGCGTTACCCTTCTAGAGAATGCCCCTCAATTCAAAGCCGACCCGATAACGGTTGAGAAAGTGGTTTCTCATCCGAATATGAAAGCGTATTCCGGTGTCACTATAAAGGAAATCAAAGGACAGACACTGGTTACGGCAATCGTTTTTGAAAAGGACGGGAAAAGCATTGAACTGCCGACGGGAGGAATTTTCGTTGAAATCGGGCTCATTCCGACAACAAGTTTTGTAAAAGAGCTTGTCGAACTGAACAAGCACAACCAGATAGTCATAGACCCCCGCACGCAACAAACTTCCACGCCGGGTGTGTGGGCCGCGGGAGACTGTACGGACGGGCTGTATCACCAAAACAATATCGCCGCGGGAGACGCGGTACGGGCGCTCGAAGATATCTATCTTCACCTCAGAGCAAAGTAG
- the ftsZ gene encoding cell division protein FtsZ, whose translation MTMPQVKPEIETFARIKVVGVGGSGKNAVNHMINSRVKGVEFIAVNTDAQDLHHSLAKKKIQIGKNVTRGLGAGMNPDLGKRAVEETKEEIQESLKGSDMVFVTGGYGGGTCSAAAEPIVNMAKEVGALTVAVVTKPFFFEGQQRMRIAEQALEGMKKAVDAIIIIPNDRLLNVITKETTAKNAFAMCDEVLKQAVEGISDLITTPGMINIDFADIRSIMQDAGSALMGVGVSSGENRAVEAAKMAINSPLLDISISGAKGVLFSIAGGDDLTMFEIQEAAKIITESVDPDARIIFGTIYSDSLKKGEVKITVIATGFPEPATKRVSLFPPVTPKEKDKDKEKEKEDKGRIYNSLPNEPKENSKKEPSILEDNDDDWGAVPAF comes from the coding sequence ATGACTATGCCGCAAGTTAAACCAGAAATCGAAACATTCGCTCGCATCAAGGTTGTTGGTGTCGGAGGTTCAGGCAAAAACGCCGTTAACCACATGATAAATTCCCGCGTCAAAGGGGTTGAATTTATCGCCGTAAACACGGATGCCCAGGACCTGCACCACTCTCTCGCCAAGAAGAAAATCCAAATCGGTAAAAACGTTACCCGCGGACTTGGAGCTGGCATGAACCCCGACCTCGGGAAAAGAGCGGTAGAGGAAACAAAAGAAGAAATTCAGGAATCATTGAAAGGTTCCGACATGGTATTTGTTACCGGAGGATATGGAGGAGGCACTTGCTCGGCTGCCGCGGAACCGATTGTCAATATGGCCAAAGAAGTTGGCGCGCTTACCGTTGCCGTTGTCACCAAGCCGTTCTTTTTTGAAGGACAACAGAGAATGCGGATTGCCGAACAGGCTCTTGAAGGAATGAAAAAAGCCGTTGACGCGATTATCATCATTCCAAACGACAGACTCCTAAATGTCATCACGAAAGAAACGACCGCGAAGAATGCTTTTGCGATGTGTGATGAAGTTCTCAAACAGGCTGTTGAAGGAATCTCGGACCTTATCACAACGCCGGGAATGATTAACATAGACTTTGCCGATATCCGTTCCATCATGCAGGACGCCGGTTCCGCTCTCATGGGAGTCGGGGTTTCAAGCGGAGAAAACAGAGCGGTAGAAGCGGCAAAAATGGCCATCAATTCACCTTTGCTTGATATTTCGATAAGTGGTGCCAAAGGGGTCCTCTTTTCAATAGCGGGCGGCGATGACCTTACCATGTTTGAAATCCAAGAAGCGGCAAAGATAATCACCGAATCGGTTGACCCTGATGCACGCATTATTTTTGGAACAATCTACAGCGACAGTCTGAAAAAAGGAGAAGTCAAAATCACCGTTATCGCAACAGGTTTTCCCGAACCGGCAACAAAGCGCGTGAGTCTTTTCCCTCCGGTAACTCCAAAAGAAAAAGATAAAGACAAAGAAAAGGAAAAAGAAGACAAGGGA